The sequence below is a genomic window from Cicer arietinum cultivar CDC Frontier isolate Library 1 chromosome 6, Cicar.CDCFrontier_v2.0, whole genome shotgun sequence.
CAATTTCTTCTTATTCATATTGATTCTGTTTTTTTTCCTGCAGGGTTGGTCGAATGAAAGAATTATTTCATCTCACAAGGGTGATGGAATTATTTTGGTGTTGGATACCGACCCAATTTCTCACAGAAACAAGGTTATTTATTGCTATTCTAATCCCCTTTCTTATAATTTGCATTGTGGAACAAGTTCTTATGAAAACGTTGTTCTGACAGGTTGAAGAAGTTGTGAAGATGGTGGAAATTGAGTTGGGAAGTGGATGGATAGCTAATCAATACTGTAAGGTGGATAATATTCTCCTTCACCTCAAAAGAATTATTTGCAATTTAGATTTTGATTGTGGTGCAGTTTAGATAagcttttaatttatataagtttCCTGATCAAAACTAATTTATGATTATTCATTTATGGAAAAATGCTTTTAAGCTTGTAGATATTCATGGAAATATCAAATAAGAGAgcttcttaaataaataaataaaataagatgcaaatgttaatttttacttattataAGCGATAGATATCTGTTACTATTTATTTCCTGGAAGTACTTCTTGAATTATTTATACTCTAGATGttgtttttaatatatgaaaatattatgcTAGGTTGGTTTATATGCTATTGTTTGGCATCATGATATATATACAGGTCTATTTGTTTGTTTCTCTTCAAAGGATTGTTGGGTGCATGGTTGCAGAACCAATCAAAGAAGCATTCAGAGTCGTGTCTTGCTCAGATGTCAGGTATTCTGATAGCGCAAGGAAAAGGGAAACGAAGCCGCGTCCGACCACTCTCCAGTTTGGGAATATTGTTTTTCAAAGTGAAGTTGAAAAAAGAGCTGTGAATGTGAGTGATTCTGAGGTGATGGATGGTAGGGCAATTTTCTGTGAAACCAAACCTGTCGTTGCTGTTTGTGGCATTAGAGCCATTTGGGTCACTCCCTCCAACAGAAGAAAACACATTGCTAGCCAATTGTTGGATGCTGTGAGGTAAGTTAAAGTTGTTTTAGTTGTGTTTCTCATGGAAAACTAATAGCATGTTTCGAACAGCTTTTAGTGGATGCTAAAATTGTGGCCAGTGAACGCTACATGTTATAGCTTTTGCCTCAACTTGAGTTGCCACCGTGAAAATTTGCGTTTCCGAACACACTAAATCATGCATGATGCAAGTAGAGGACCCTAGAATATCAAATCATGCATAGTTTCGATTCAAGTGAGAGTCAATAACAACAAATAGATTCAACTAGTACACAGATAATGGAGGGGTGGCAATATGTAATATCACATCTTTTAAGCATTTAATACTAACTAGCTGTATTGAATTAGAATTAATTGGTTAATTATTTCTTCGATCAATTTTCAGCTTGTTGATTCATTTTCATTTCTGCACTGTATTTATGACAGGAAAAGTTTCTGCACGGGATTGGAGCTTGAACGTGGTCAGCTAGCATTCTCTCTGCCAACCTCAGCTGGGAAGGCATTAGCATATAGTTACGCTGGTACTGGATCATTCTCGGTGTATAAAGCAGTTCAATCGAGGAGTAGAAACAGAAGTGAAATTCGGGAGGCTTATGTCATTGAAGCTGGAAATCAAGTCTAAAAGTGAAGATAGCATGTTCGTTTCTTTCTGTTGGTAAATGCTTAGGCAAAACATTGAATTCTGGTGGTGTAGTGGCGGTTGAGTCAGATTTCATATACACTTGAAATTGTGTTTGTATGGCTGTGTCTCTTCAGTTATGACATTTAAGTATTATTGGTCGTTTATAGTGTGTGCCAAGATCAATGAAAATGCTTGTTATTTGATTATTCCCCTGTAGTGTGTCATGCTGAGCCACATTTCTACATTCATTTGTCATGTTATTTGGGTATTGATGAAGGGTGCCCTATAAGGTGGAAGcaaatgattttgtttacttTCATTTCATGAAACATTATCCTCAATGTGAATCAAATTTGTTGTACTAGAATAACAGTTGtaaatcaaactcttttttAAACTACCTTTAATAAGTATGCTggaaataaaaaatggtttaaCTTGGTGTTATTTAACTACTAAGTCAAACCAAGTGTTCACTATAAACACATTTAATAGGACAGTGAATGAGCAATCACACTTTTGCAACAAAATAGTTTTCTATTtatccaattttattttaatttaaaaaaatttgatttataaaaattgaccACATTATGTGTAAAAGAGTCATTGCTTTTTCTCATGAATTATTACTCTTGCGTGATCAATGATATTCAAGAAAATGGTAACCCTTTAATCTAACTAAGCTTTTGTTTCTTACTAT
It includes:
- the LOC101496881 gene encoding protein CHROMOSOME TRANSMISSION FIDELITY 7-like; this encodes MQLKISKFFKCDSHSIISSPAAHHNDDDLSNWDWENKQYYIFNTYRRTRQNPNPNPNPVASLSTIIGKPVVKNKKRSYVQFHLDFGQSDFLLRVCSTCGFQFTPGNEEDEKSHTRFHKRFTQGIQFRGWSNERIISSHKGDGIILVLDTDPISHRNKVEEVVKMVEIELGSGWIANQYCKVYLFVSLQRIVGCMVAEPIKEAFRVVSCSDVRYSDSARKRETKPRPTTLQFGNIVFQSEVEKRAVNVSDSEVMDGRAIFCETKPVVAVCGIRAIWVTPSNRRKHIASQLLDAVRKSFCTGLELERGQLAFSLPTSAGKALAYSYAGTGSFSVYKAVQSRSRNRSEIREAYVIEAGNQV